From the Martelella mediterranea DSM 17316 genome, one window contains:
- a CDS encoding MipA/OmpV family protein encodes MVKFRHFAATAAGLTGFVSVGAVAHRSLAADFVFRDDAPPAISGPPPLEKEAFESRWEVIVGGGASFEPAYEGGKKMKISPIPIVSIGYADWLQLDPGGLGVTLYKDGGFNVDARLGYEPGRSEGDGDLLKGLGDVDFGVTAGIKAGYEWDAFEFYGIIDKTIGGSKGLVGKIGTSYGWHMGERLIVATSLEATIADKNYMDSYFSVDAAQSAASGLPQYKAKAGLQRVDFDISATYAFDENWLLQAGAGVGLLVGDAANSPIVERELQPKVSLSLGYRF; translated from the coding sequence ATGGTAAAATTCAGACATTTCGCCGCGACGGCAGCCGGGCTGACGGGGTTCGTTTCCGTGGGCGCTGTCGCGCATCGAAGCCTTGCAGCGGATTTCGTCTTTCGCGATGACGCACCGCCGGCCATTTCGGGACCGCCGCCGCTGGAGAAGGAGGCGTTCGAATCCCGTTGGGAAGTGATCGTCGGCGGTGGCGCCAGTTTCGAGCCTGCCTATGAGGGCGGCAAGAAAATGAAGATCAGTCCCATCCCCATCGTGTCGATCGGCTATGCCGACTGGCTTCAACTCGATCCCGGCGGCCTGGGCGTGACCCTCTACAAGGATGGCGGCTTCAATGTCGACGCCCGACTGGGTTACGAACCCGGACGTTCCGAAGGAGACGGCGACCTGCTGAAGGGTCTCGGCGATGTCGATTTCGGCGTCACGGCCGGGATCAAGGCCGGTTATGAGTGGGATGCCTTCGAATTCTACGGCATCATCGACAAGACGATCGGCGGCAGCAAAGGGCTCGTTGGCAAGATCGGGACAAGTTATGGCTGGCATATGGGCGAAAGGCTCATTGTCGCGACCAGTCTCGAGGCGACGATTGCCGACAAGAATTACATGGACAGCTATTTCAGTGTCGACGCGGCCCAGTCCGCAGCTTCCGGCCTGCCGCAATACAAGGCCAAGGCCGGCCTGCAGCGCGTCGATTTCGACATTTCCGCGACCTATGCCTTCGATGAGAACTGGCTGTTGCAGGCCGGCGCCGGCGTTGGCCTGCTGGTCGGCGATGCCGCCAACAGTCCGATCGTGGAAAGAGAGCTGCAGCCGAAGGTCTCGCTCTCGCTCGGCTACCGGTTCTGA
- a CDS encoding efflux RND transporter permease subunit: MNMSAWAIRSPLASILLFIVLMVIGVYGFMRLPITYFPTIDTPVVSVTVSQPGVAPEELETEVTRPVENALASLANVEKISSTVTNGESVTEIDFVLGTVDIDRAVSEVRGAVSRIRSDLPADIDEPVIERIEEEAQPVAIYAVSATAMSLEEVSWFIDDTLARELQSVPGLAGISRIGGVDREILVALAPDRLRAYGLTANAVTESLAVNHVDVSGGRSAFGGREQVLSTRARVNDVADLAAIGLPYHDGRQVTLGNLGDIRDLYAEPRSFALLGGAEVVAFSVERTRGASETGVADAVAARIAEIAATTPGITMTLVDDGVRYARGNYVAAMHTLLEGAALAVAVIFLFLRDWRATIIAALALPLSVVPTFFVIDLLGFSLNILTLLAITLVTGILVDDAIVAIENIARHRAMGKKPYQAALEASDEIGLAIVAISATIIAVFLPVGLMSGEVGLYFREFGLTVAIAVFFSLLVARLITPMLSAYFLKGTVPTEGESGAVAAAYQRFLRLVLRYRWFTVGIAVGLFGLSVMQLGSIPTSFVPEEDTGKLTLTIELPPGASLNETRAVAEDVSRRFAHVENVETIFIRGGSSATGDRDVRFASVMFDLGPAAERDTHMSVIEAALADELSGAADIRYQFLNARGGRDVSFVVLSNDGDAAQEAAAVILAAMEADPAFVSPTSEATAMRPELRMDVQSDKAASLGISTAAIAQTIRISTVGDSSGNLPQFADNGRLIPIRLQLDERIRNDIETFGLIGVPTAGGGQVPLSSIVRFEHGETLSSIERLDRERRVSIGADVAEGLTSGEGLSRLMSLPAVQALPASVSISATGDSDSEGEVISSFGIAMGAGVMLVMVVLVLLFGSFLSPFTILASLPLSIIGVVGALMLTGSSLSLPAVIGILMLMGIVTKNAIMLVDFAIEKERAGHPRLEATMEACAERVRPIIMTTLAMVAGMVPSALALGEGGEFRAPMAITVIGGLIASTVLSLVVVPALHLIVSGFGDRLSGLFALRPERDEAPAAG; this comes from the coding sequence ATGAACATGTCCGCCTGGGCGATCCGCTCGCCGCTTGCCTCCATCCTGCTTTTCATCGTGCTGATGGTGATCGGCGTCTACGGCTTCATGCGCCTGCCGATCACCTATTTCCCGACCATCGACACGCCGGTCGTCAGCGTTACCGTCAGCCAGCCGGGCGTCGCGCCCGAAGAGCTTGAGACCGAAGTCACCAGGCCGGTCGAAAACGCGCTGGCGTCGCTTGCGAATGTCGAAAAGATCTCCTCGACCGTCACCAATGGCGAATCCGTCACCGAGATCGATTTCGTGCTCGGCACGGTCGATATCGACAGGGCTGTCTCGGAAGTGCGCGGCGCGGTGTCGAGGATCCGCTCCGACCTGCCGGCCGATATCGATGAACCGGTCATCGAGCGCATCGAGGAAGAGGCGCAGCCGGTCGCCATCTACGCGGTTTCAGCGACCGCCATGTCGCTCGAAGAGGTTTCCTGGTTTATCGACGATACGCTGGCGCGCGAGCTGCAATCGGTGCCAGGGCTTGCCGGCATCAGCCGGATCGGCGGCGTCGACCGCGAAATCCTCGTCGCTCTCGCGCCGGACCGGCTGCGCGCCTATGGTCTGACGGCCAACGCCGTGACGGAAAGCCTTGCAGTCAACCATGTCGATGTCTCGGGCGGCCGTAGCGCGTTCGGCGGGCGCGAACAGGTGCTTAGCACACGCGCCAGGGTGAATGATGTCGCAGACCTCGCGGCGATCGGCCTTCCCTACCATGATGGGCGGCAGGTCACGCTCGGAAACCTCGGCGATATCCGCGATCTCTACGCCGAACCCCGCAGTTTCGCCCTGCTCGGCGGGGCCGAGGTGGTCGCCTTTTCCGTCGAGCGCACCCGCGGCGCCAGCGAAACCGGCGTTGCCGACGCCGTTGCCGCAAGGATCGCCGAAATCGCGGCGACGACGCCTGGCATCACCATGACGCTGGTGGATGACGGCGTGCGCTATGCCCGCGGCAATTACGTCGCTGCCATGCACACGCTGCTGGAAGGCGCGGCGCTGGCGGTTGCCGTCATCTTCCTGTTTCTGAGGGACTGGCGGGCGACGATCATCGCCGCGCTGGCGCTGCCGCTCTCGGTGGTGCCGACCTTTTTCGTCATCGATCTTCTGGGCTTTTCGCTCAATATCCTGACGCTTCTGGCGATCACGCTGGTCACCGGCATTCTTGTCGACGATGCCATCGTGGCGATCGAGAATATCGCGCGCCACCGCGCCATGGGCAAGAAGCCCTATCAGGCGGCGCTGGAAGCCTCCGACGAAATCGGGCTCGCAATCGTCGCGATTTCCGCGACCATCATCGCCGTGTTCCTGCCGGTCGGGCTGATGAGCGGCGAAGTGGGCCTCTATTTCCGCGAGTTCGGACTGACCGTCGCCATCGCGGTATTTTTCTCGCTGCTGGTCGCCCGGCTGATTACGCCGATGCTGTCGGCCTATTTCCTGAAGGGCACAGTCCCGACGGAAGGCGAAAGCGGCGCTGTCGCGGCTGCCTATCAGCGCTTCCTGCGCCTCGTTCTTCGATATCGCTGGTTCACGGTGGGCATTGCGGTCGGTCTTTTCGGGCTTTCGGTCATGCAGCTCGGTTCGATCCCCACATCCTTCGTGCCAGAGGAAGACACCGGAAAGCTGACGCTCACCATAGAATTGCCGCCGGGCGCATCGCTTAACGAAACCCGCGCCGTCGCGGAGGATGTCAGCCGCCGTTTCGCGCATGTCGAAAATGTCGAGACGATCTTCATCCGCGGCGGATCCAGCGCCACCGGCGACCGCGACGTCCGCTTCGCATCGGTCATGTTCGACCTCGGCCCGGCCGCGGAGCGGGACACGCACATGTCTGTCATCGAAGCCGCCCTGGCGGACGAGCTTTCGGGTGCCGCCGACATCCGCTATCAGTTCCTGAATGCCAGGGGCGGCCGCGATGTTTCCTTCGTCGTCCTCAGCAATGACGGCGATGCCGCACAGGAAGCCGCCGCCGTTATCCTCGCGGCCATGGAAGCCGACCCCGCCTTCGTCAGCCCGACATCGGAGGCAACCGCCATGCGGCCGGAACTGCGCATGGATGTGCAGTCCGACAAGGCTGCATCGCTCGGCATATCGACGGCCGCAATCGCCCAGACCATCCGCATTTCAACCGTCGGAGACAGCAGCGGCAACCTGCCGCAATTCGCCGACAATGGCCGTCTCATCCCTATCCGGCTTCAGCTCGACGAACGCATTCGCAACGATATCGAAACCTTCGGCCTCATCGGCGTTCCGACAGCCGGCGGCGGGCAGGTTCCGCTCTCCAGCATCGTTCGTTTCGAACACGGCGAGACATTGTCTTCCATCGAACGGCTTGATCGCGAACGCCGCGTCAGCATCGGCGCCGATGTTGCCGAGGGTCTGACATCCGGCGAAGGGCTTTCCCGGCTTATGAGCCTGCCGGCCGTGCAGGCACTGCCGGCAAGCGTGAGCATTTCGGCGACCGGCGATTCCGATTCCGAGGGTGAGGTTATTTCAAGTTTCGGTATCGCCATGGGCGCCGGCGTCATGCTTGTGATGGTCGTTCTGGTCCTGCTGTTCGGCAGCTTCCTCTCGCCCTTTACCATCCTTGCCTCACTGCCGCTGTCGATCATCGGCGTGGTGGGAGCGCTCATGCTCACCGGAAGCTCGCTTTCCCTTCCCGCCGTCATCGGCATCCTGATGCTGATGGGGATCGTCACCAAGAACGCGATCATGCTGGTGGACTTCGCCATCGAGAAGGAACGGGCGGGCCACCCCCGGCTGGAAGCCACCATGGAAGCCTGCGCGGAGCGGGTGCGGCCGATCATCATGACCACGCTCGCCATGGTCGCGGGCATGGTTCCCTCGGCGCTGGCCCTTGGCGAAGGCGGAGAATTCCGGGCGCCGATGGCGATCACCGTCATCGGCGGGCTGATTGCATCCACCGTGCTTTCGCTCGTCGTCGTCCCGGCGCTGCATCTCATCGTCTCCGGCTTCGGTGACCGGCTCTCCGGCCTTTTTGCTCTGAGGCCCGAGCGTGACGAAGCGCCGGCGGCAGGCTGA
- a CDS encoding response regulator: protein MNGNNSHRSADILIVEDDTEIADLLAETIRQNGMHATHVRDGAAMHGLLRRRVFDLVILDIMLPGEDGISLCRSIRAGNTIPIILLTALGEEVDRIVGLEVGADDYITKPFSPREVIARIRSLLRRAAYGVKANHAPTALRFEGWRLDPMRRQLHDPSHARVSLTTTEFDILIAFCQNPGRVISREELLMLTHSGLAGPIERSIDVHISRLRQKIEKDPKEPQLLQTVRLGGYVFTAAVERE from the coding sequence TTGAACGGAAACAACAGCCACAGGTCCGCAGACATCCTGATTGTCGAGGACGATACCGAAATCGCCGATCTTCTGGCGGAAACCATCCGGCAGAACGGCATGCATGCCACGCATGTGCGCGACGGTGCGGCCATGCACGGGCTCCTGCGACGTCGGGTCTTCGATCTCGTCATTCTCGATATCATGCTGCCGGGAGAAGACGGCATCAGCCTGTGCCGGAGCATCCGCGCCGGCAACACGATACCGATCATCCTGCTGACGGCGCTTGGCGAGGAGGTCGACCGCATCGTCGGGCTGGAGGTTGGTGCCGATGACTACATCACCAAACCGTTCAGCCCGCGCGAGGTGATTGCCCGCATCCGCAGTCTGCTGCGACGGGCAGCCTACGGCGTCAAGGCCAATCATGCGCCGACGGCGCTGCGTTTCGAGGGCTGGCGGCTTGATCCGATGCGCCGTCAGCTGCACGATCCGAGCCATGCGCGGGTGTCGCTGACGACGACCGAATTCGATATCCTGATCGCCTTCTGCCAGAATCCCGGTCGCGTCATTTCGCGCGAGGAACTGCTGATGCTCACCCATTCGGGCCTTGCCGGTCCGATCGAGCGCAGCATCGACGTCCATATCAGCCGGCTGCGGCAGAAGATCGAGAAGGACCCGAAGGAGCCCCAGCTTCTCCAGACCGTGCGCCTTGGCGGCTATGTATTCACTGCGGCGGTGGAACGCGAATGA
- a CDS encoding sensor histidine kinase, translating to MRRLRRFLPTTIRAQMVLLVIVAIAVVVNAGALLERLENRDYSTDSDAVVAQVELLAAMMSNTPPKRRDALLESARQTGMDVFMAEAANFQNLEDAEESAGFLSLMLSSLFQARYDDSLAPGTRIIHFEGRPALLATVGQDGEALVYIPRPSGFDITSRYTYYFLSFVTLVTLFSIFGVRAITAPIRDLSRELSSTKAFLHKDTPLKEQGSREFVELVRVLNELKFRIRAMMEGQTRMLRAVSHDLRTPLTRIRLRSERIEDETLRGQIVADVGKVDMLINATLDYIRNEKDTEQPERTDLVSMLETIVADYSDLGSDIAYDGPARLIWTVKPHAFQRAIVNLCDNGLKFGTAVTVALRKTPSGLEIAIRDNGPGIPEDVRARVLEPFFKLDDARSERGSPTGFGLGLSIVDNIVRDHGGTMSFHDNEPHGLVVVLRFSDDAPA from the coding sequence ATGAGACGGCTCAGGCGCTTTCTGCCGACCACGATCAGGGCGCAGATGGTGTTGCTCGTGATCGTGGCGATTGCCGTCGTGGTCAATGCCGGAGCATTGCTGGAACGTCTGGAGAACAGGGACTACAGCACCGACAGCGATGCCGTGGTGGCGCAGGTCGAACTGCTGGCGGCGATGATGTCAAACACACCGCCAAAACGACGGGACGCATTGCTTGAAAGCGCCAGGCAAACAGGCATGGACGTCTTCATGGCCGAGGCGGCGAATTTCCAAAACCTGGAGGACGCAGAAGAATCAGCGGGGTTCCTAAGCCTGATGCTCTCCTCGCTGTTTCAGGCCAGATATGACGACAGCCTTGCGCCCGGAACAAGGATCATTCATTTCGAGGGCCGGCCGGCGCTGCTCGCAACGGTCGGGCAGGACGGCGAAGCGCTCGTTTATATTCCGAGACCGTCGGGATTCGATATCACCTCGCGCTACACCTACTACTTTCTATCCTTCGTGACCCTTGTGACGCTGTTTTCCATTTTCGGCGTGCGGGCCATCACGGCGCCGATCCGCGACCTCTCGCGCGAACTGTCTTCGACAAAGGCCTTCCTGCACAAGGACACGCCGCTGAAGGAACAGGGCAGCCGCGAGTTCGTCGAGCTGGTTCGGGTCCTCAATGAGCTCAAGTTCCGCATCCGGGCGATGATGGAAGGCCAGACCCGCATGCTGCGCGCCGTCAGCCACGATCTGAGAACCCCGCTGACGCGCATTCGCCTGCGCAGCGAGCGGATCGAGGACGAAACCCTGCGCGGCCAGATCGTTGCGGATGTCGGCAAGGTCGACATGCTGATCAACGCAACGCTGGACTATATCCGCAATGAAAAGGACACCGAGCAACCGGAACGCACCGACCTTGTCAGCATGCTGGAAACCATCGTCGCGGACTATTCCGATCTCGGCTCTGACATTGCCTATGACGGACCGGCGCGCCTGATCTGGACCGTCAAGCCGCACGCCTTTCAGCGCGCCATCGTCAATCTCTGCGACAATGGTCTGAAATTCGGCACTGCGGTCACCGTCGCGCTCAGAAAAACGCCTTCAGGTCTCGAGATAGCGATCAGAGACAACGGCCCCGGGATCCCGGAAGATGTACGCGCGCGTGTTCTGGAACCCTTCTTCAAGCTCGATGACGCTCGCAGCGAAAGAGGTTCACCCACTGGCTTCGGGCTTGGCCTGTCAATCGTCGACAACATCGTCCGTGACCACGGCGGCACGATGTCGTTTCACGACAACGAACCGCACGGGCTCGTTGTCGTTTTGCGTTTTTCCGACGACGCTCCGGCGTGA